In Micropterus dolomieu isolate WLL.071019.BEF.003 ecotype Adirondacks linkage group LG17, ASM2129224v1, whole genome shotgun sequence, one genomic interval encodes:
- the LOC123985331 gene encoding extracellular calcium-sensing receptor-like, with translation MHKPGDVVLGGLFEVHYTSVFPERTFTSEPQQPSCKGFDPPGFRHAMTMAFAIDEINKNSNLLPNVTLGYSLYDNCGALVIGFSGALSLASGREEQFLLQQNCLGTPPVLAIVGDHYSTFSIATSNVLGLYKMPIVSYFATCSCLSDRQRFPSFFRTIPSDSFQVRAMIQILKRFGWTWVGLIVSDDDYGHHVAQSFQSDLAQSGGGCLAYLEVLPWDSDPNEVKRIVHLIKTSTARVVMVFAHKIHMIQLMEEVVRQDVKGRQWITSESLTTATVLQTPRLMPYLNGTLGIAIRRGEIPGLRKFLLQICPDQNGNNNNGKNMVRQFWEYTFQCKFDPAGWVEDGGALCTGQEDIENVETEFLDLSNLRPEYNVYKAVYALAHALDDMLQCEPGRGPFSGHSCATLQRLEPWQLVHYLQKVNFTTPFGDQVSFDENGDALPIYDIMNWLWLPDGRTKLQNVGVVKRSAFKGEELTIDEDKIIWNFLSKEPPHSVCSESCPPGTRMATKKGEPVCCFDCIPCSEGKISNKTDSTECIICPEDFWSSPQRDHCVPKKTEFLSYHEPLGICLTSTSLLGTFICVVVLGIFTYHRRTPMVRTNNSELSFLLLVSLKLCFLCSLLFIGRPSVWTCQLRHVAFGISFVLCVSCILVKTMVVLAVFKASKPGGGSNLKWFGAVQQRGTVFVLTCIQAAICSAWIVSASPEPHKNTQYHNDKIVYECAVGSTVGFAALLGYIGLLAILSFLLAFLARNLPDNFNEAKLITFSMLIFCAVWVAFVPAYVNSPGKYADAVEVFAILASSFGLLVALFGPKCYIILLRPDRNTRKAIMGRGTTKS, from the exons GTGCACTTGTTATTGGATTCAGTGGTGCATTATCATTGGCAAGTGGTCGGGAAGAGCAGTTTCTGCTTCAGCAAAACTGTTTAGGAACCCCACCAGTCCTTGCGATTGTGGGAGATCACTACTCAACATTTTCTATCGCCACCTCCAATGTACTGGGTTTATACAAAATGCCCATT GTGAGTTACTTTGCCACTTGTTCTTGCCTGAGTGATCGGCAACGGTTTCCATCCTTCTTTAGAACAATTCCAAGTGATTCATTTCAG GTGCGTGCTATGATTCAGATTCTAAAACGCTTTGGCTGGACTTGGGTAGGCCTTATTGTCAGTGATGATGACTATGGACACCATGTTGCCCAATCCTTCCAGTCTGACCTGGCTCAGTCTGGTGGAGGTTGTCTTGCCTACTTAGAGGTTTTGCCCTGGGACAGTGACCCAAATGAAGTCAAAAGGATTGTGCATTTGATCAAGACATCAACAGCTCGTGTGGTCATGGTGTTTGCACACAAGATCCACATGATTCAACTAATGGAAGAG GTGGTAAGACAAGATGTGAAAGGCCGACAGTGGATTACAAGTGAATCCTTGACAACGGCTACTGTGCTCCAGACACCTCGCCTAATGCCATACCTAAACGGCACACTGGGCATTGCCATCCGTCGAGGAGAAATACCAGGGCTCAGGAAATTCCTCTTACAAATATGTCCTGACCAaaatggcaacaacaacaatgggAAAAACATG gTGAGACAATTTTGGGAATACACATTTCAATGTAAATTTGATCCAGCAGGATGGGTGGAAGATGGGGGAGCACTATGCACTGGACAAGAAGATATTGAAAATGTGGAGACTGAGTTTTTGGACCTTTCTAACCTTAGGCCTGAGTACAATGTTTACAAGGCTGTGTATGCTCTGGCACATGCCCTTGATGACATGCTGCAGTGTGAGCCAGGTAGAGGACCTTTCAGCGGGCACAGCTGTGCCACTTTGCAACGCCTGGAGCCATGGCAG CTTGTACATTATTTGCAAAAGGTCAACTTCACCACACCATTTGGTGATCAAGTGTCATTTGATGAGAATGGTGATGCCTTACCAATCTATGATATCATGAACTGGCTGTGGCTCCCTGATGGAAGAACTAAACTTCAGAATGTGGGTGTGGTTAAGCGGTCGGCCTTCAAAGGCGAAGAACTCACAATTGATGAAGACAAAATCATCTGGAACTTTCTGTCGAAAGAG CCACCTCATTCAGTGTGCAGCGAGAGCTGTCCTCCAGGTACTCGCATGGCCACAAAGAAAGGCGAACCTGTGTGCTGTTTCGACTGCATCCCTTGTTCTGAGGGAAAGATCAGCAATAAGACTG ACTCCACGGAGTGCATCATTTGTCCTGAGGATTTCTGGTCCAGTCCCCAGCGTGACCACTGTGTTCCTAAGAAAACAGAGTTCCTCTCCTACCATGAGCCTCTGGGTATCTGTTTGACATCCACCTCTTTGCTGGGCACATttatctgtgttgttgtcctgggCATCTTCACTTATCATCGCCGTACACCAATGGTGCGCACTAACAATTCAGAACTGAGTTTCCTGCTCTTGGTGTCACTTAAACTATGTTTCCTTTGCTCACTGCTGTTTATTGGACGTCCCAGTGTGTGGACATGCCAGCTGAGACATGTAGCATTTGGGATCAGCTTTGTGCTTTGTGTCTcatgcattctggtgaaaaccATGGTGGTTCTGGCTGTGTTCAAGGCCTCCAAGCCAGGAGGTGGAAGCAATCTCAAATGGTTTGGTGctgtgcagcagagagggaCAGTTTTTGTTCTTACTTGCATTCAGGCAGCAATCTGCAGTGCTTGGATTGTCTCTGCCTCACCAGAGCCTCATAAAAACACTCAATACCACAATGACAAGATAGTTTATGAGTGTGCTGTAGGGTCTACAGTTGGTTTTGCAGCATTATTGGGTTACATTGGCTTACTGGCTATCCTTAGCTTCCTGTTGGCATTTCTGGCAAGGAATCTTCCAGACAACTTCAATGAGGCCAAACTCATCACTTTCAGCATGCTGATCTTCTGTGCTGTGTGGGTGGCCTTTGTCCCAGCTTATGTCAACTCTCCAGGCAAATATGCAGATGCAGTGGAGGTATTTGCCATCCTGGCCTCCAGTTTCGGCCTCTTGGTGGCACTGTTTGGACCCAAATGTTACATAATCCTGCTGAGACCAGACAGGAACACAAGGAAAGCTATCATGGGTCGAGGGACTACAAAATCATAA